The following proteins come from a genomic window of Sesamum indicum cultivar Zhongzhi No. 13 linkage group LG10, S_indicum_v1.0, whole genome shotgun sequence:
- the LOC105171806 gene encoding pentatricopeptide repeat-containing protein At4g02750-like: MSFYLRRAPAVTQFLFSKSYFKHRAIATLRDLKPFNLKISNFMRNGLIGEAEELFDEMPHKSIVTYNAMIKGYFQNGFYEKAMCLYKEMPVRDTFSYNTMIFGLMQYGDVEGAEEVFGSMGYRDIVTWNSMISGYVDNGLVGDAVRMFNAMPLKDVVSWNLVIAGFVEVGEFDKAEELFRGMGVRDVASWTIMIKAYLGAGRIVEAREIFDYMPVKDIQAWNTMISGYVENKFVEIAESLFHKMPEKDWNSWSVVIDGFVSIGRTNEALRLFNEMPQKLQKSWNSIIWGFVKKGLVGEAHAILEKNPFSGTVSWTNVMIGYFNMGAVENAMKVFELMAACDTTAWNVAIFGLGENDHIEDGIKLFIKMKEYDLPMDEATFTSFLTLCSNLPSLNLGKQIHAEAIKVGIDCFTSIGNAFVTMYSRCGNMDSALLQFNSMTCHDIISWNSIICGLAHHGHGGKAIEMFERMRLSSAKPNQITFVGVLSACSHAGLVERGKYYFNAMQNEYFLELTNEHYTCMIDLLGRFGLIDEAMNLLNKMSIDGLEVHASVWGALLGACRMHKNLLVAEIAGKKILELEPSNSGVYMILAEIYLASGRREEAYSMWIRMKEKGVKKQPGCSWIESSIGGKVFLAGDKTHPEFKSISGALSLIYQEMDIKNTMLNIASSYEAIEEVYS; this comes from the coding sequence ATGTCGTTTTACCTCAGACGAGCGCCGGCAGTCACCCAATTTCTCTTTTCAAAATCCTATTTCAAGCACCGAGCTATTGCTACGCTGCGGGATTTGAAACCATTCAACTTAAAGATCTCAAATTTCATGAGAAATGGCCTTATTGGAGAAGCCGAGGAACTGTTCGATGAAATGCCTCATAAGAGCATAGTCACGTACAATGCTATGATTAAGGGGTATTTTCAGAATGGGTTTTATGAGAAGGCTATGTGCTTGTATAAAGAAATGCCGGTTCGTGATACGTTTTCATATAATACAATGATATTTGGGTTAATGCAGTACGGGGATGTTGAAGGGGCTGAAGAGGTGTTCGGGAGCATGGGGTATAGAGATATTGTGACTTGGAATTCGATGATTTCAGGGTATGTTGATAATGGATTGGTTGGTGATGCGGTTAGGATGTTTAATGCAATGCCCTTGAAAGATGTAGTTTCCTGGAATTTGGTTATTGCGGGTTTCGTGGAGGTTGGGGAGTTTGATAAGGCTGAGGAGTTGTTCAGAGGAATGGGCGTACGGGATGTTGCGTCCTGGACAATTATGATTAAGGCGTATCTGGGTGCTGGACGAATTGTTGAAGCTAGGGAGATCTTTGATTATATGCCGGTAAAGGACATTCAAGCTTGGAATACGATGATTAGTGGttatgttgaaaataaatttgttgaaattgcGGAAAGCTTGTTTCATAAGATGCCTGAAAAGGATTGGAACTCATGGAGTGTAGTGATAGATGGGTTTGTGAGTATAGGAAGGACTAATGAAGCCTTGAGGCTTTTTAACGAGATGCCTCAGAAGCTCCAGAAGTCATGGAATTCTATCATTTGGGGATTTGTCAAGAAGGGTTTAGTGGGAGAAGCTCATgcaattttagagaaaaacCCATTCAGTGGTACTGTATCATGGACAAACGTCATGATTGGCTACTTCAATATGGGAGCGGTAGAGAATGCCATGAAAGTTTTTGAATTGATGGCTGCTTGTGATACAACTGCATGGAATGTTGCCATATTTGGATTGGGGGAAAACGATCACATTGAGGATGGTATAAAATTGTTTAtcaaaatgaaagaatatGATCTGCCCATGGATGAAGCTACATTCACAAGTTTTCTCACTTTATGTTCGAATTTGCCTTCCTTAAACCTCGGAAAACAAATTCATGCAGAAGCTATTAAGGTGGGAATTGACTGCTTTACTTCTATTGGTAATGCATTTGTTACAATGTACTCTCGATGTGGTAATATGGACTCTGCATtacttcaatttaattccatgaCCTGCCATGATATAATTTCTTGGAACTCTATAATATGCGGATTGGCTCATCATGGGCATGGTGGAAAAGCTATAGAGATGTTTGAAAGGATGAGACTATCAAGCGCGAAGCCTAATCAAATAACTTTTGTCGGTGTCCTTTCTGCCTGTAGCCATGCAGGACTTGTGGAACGTGGAAAATATTACTTCAATGCTAtgcaaaatgaatattttcttgagTTGACAAACGAGCATTATACCTGTATGATTGATCTGTTGGGAAGATTCGGACTCATTGATGAGGCGATGaatcttttgaataaaatgagtatagATGGACTAGAAGTTCATGCAAGTGTTTGGGGAGCACTACTTGGAGCATGTAGAATGCACAAGAACCTTTTGGTGGCGGAGATTGCTGGAAAGAAGATTTTGGAGTTAGAACCTTCTAACTCAGGTGTGTATATGATTCTTGCTGAAATATATCTGGCTAGCGGGAGGAGAGAAGAAGCCTATAGCATGTGGATTCGCATGAAAGAGAAGGGTGTGAAAAAACAACCTGGCTGTAGTTGGATTGAGTCAAGCATTGGCGGAAAAGTATTTTTGGCGGGAGATAAAACACATCCTGAATTTAAGAGTATCTCTGGTGCATTGAGCTTGATTTATCAGGAAATGGACATAAAAAATACCATGCTAAATATTGCTTCATCCTATGAAGCTATTGAAGAAGTGTATAGTTAA
- the LOC105171805 gene encoding major allergen Pru ar 1-like yields the protein MGAITYDIEIPSSIPAAKMYKAVVLDADTLIPKIMPQAIKNVEILEGDGGVGTIKLISFGEGSQYKSVKHHVDAIDTENLTHSYSIVEGDALMGGLESITYHVKIVPTEDGGCICKNRSIYQTKGDVEITEEKIKEGKEKALAMFKAIEAYLHAHPDA from the coding sequence ATGGGTGCCATCACTTACGATATTGAGATTCCTTCCTCCATCCCAGCTGCTAAGATGTATAAGGCCGTCGTCCTCGATGCGGACACCCTCATCCCAAAGATCATGCCTCAGGCTATCAAGAACGTCGAGATCTTGGAAGGAGACGGTGGCGTGGGAACCATCAAGCTCATCAGTTTTGGGGAAGGTAGCCAGTATAAGAGCGTGAAGCACCATGTTGATGCTATTGACACGGAAAATTTAACCCACAGCTACAGCATTGTTGAAGGTGATGCTCTGATGGGGGGTCTTGAGTCGATTACTTATCATGTCAAGATCGTTCCGACTGAAGACGGAGGATGCATTTGCAAGAACAGGAGCATTTATCAGACCAAGGGCGACGTTGAGATTACTGAAGAGAAGATCAAGGAAGGAAAGGAGAAGGCATTGGCGATGTTCAAGGCCATTGAAGCTTACCTCCATGCCCATCCTGATGCCTAG